tccttatcatttacagtagggggtacattatcccttataatacatgagtgatactcagagttccctgtataactcagcctgcagccttgtgcctttatatggggcacagaacccctcagtgactgctaatatccttatcatttacagctgggggtacattatcccttataatacatgagtgatactcagagttccctgtataactcagcctgcagccttgtgcctttatatgggcacagaacccctcagtgactgctaatatccttatcatttacagtagggggtacattatcccttataatacatgagtgatactcagagttccctgtataactcagcctgcagccttgtgcctttatatgggcacagaacccctcagtgactgctaatatccttatcatttacagctgggggtacattatcccttataatacatgagtgatactcagagttccctgtataactcagcctgcagccttgtgcctttatatggggggcacagaacccctcagtgcctgctaatatccttatcatttacagtgggggtacattatcccttataatacatgagtgatactcagagttccctgtataactcagcctgcagccttgtgcctttatatgggcacagaacccctcagtgactgctaatatccttatcatttacagctgggggtacattatcccatatgtaatatacatacataaatgtatttatttatacaatcaGCTTTATTTAATAGTCAGACAAATGAATGCAGGAGACCTTGATGCTATTTCGAGGCCTCTATGGAACAAATTTTGCATCATGTAAACATGACTAACAAATCTTTAGCCTCCGGTTGCCGCGGGTCTCATGAGTCATGTGCTCCACGCAGAGGTGGGCCAAGTTGGCCGGGCGCCCAAGGTGACCCGgccggccaccttgcccccacCGCTTCCTCCTGCTAAATGTAGCCAATTAGAATACTGACTGAACTAAACGtggagccaatcagagcactagaacattcTCAATTCCACCATCCTTCCGATTTCCCAAGGCAAAGGTACCGCTAATAAACCTGATCAGCTGATACCACTAGGCCCCGCCCACTCACCTGTGTATTTCAGAGCAGGTACCCACACGCCAGCAGTGCACTCCAGAACTGCCCCGGGATCCACAGCAAGGTGAGCTAGAACCTactgccccatatatatatatatataccctgtccCCCAATAATCTATagatatgtgtaactgtcactgtgtctgtccctttcccttccctgcactgctggttctgactcctgatacaactccccaatatccattcatccctcattctcactgggtttatagttatgtgtaactgtcactgtgtctgtccctttcccttccctgcactgcgggttctgactcctgatacaactccccaatatccattcattcctcattctcactgggtttatagttatgtgaaactgtcactgtgtctgtccctttcccttccctgcactgctggttctgactcctgatacaactccccaatatccattcattcctcattctcactggtttatagttatgtgtaactgtcactgtgttctgtccctttcccttccctgcactgctggttctgactcctgatacaactcccccaatacccattcattcctcattctcactgggtttatagttatgtgtaactgtcactgtgtctgtccctttcccttccctgcactgctggttctgactcctgatacaactccccaatatccattcattcctcattctcactgggtttatagttatgtgtaactgtcactgtgtctgtccctttcccttccctgcactgctggttctgactcctgatacaactccccaatatccattcatccctcattctcactgggtttatagttatgtgtaactgtcactgtgtctgtccctttcccttccctgcactgctggttctgactcctgatacaactccccaatacccattcattcctcattctcactgggtttatagttatgtgtaactgtcactgtgtctgtccctttcccttccctgcactgctggttctgactcctgatacaactccccaatatccattcctcAGATACATATTACACACTGAAGTatttctttctttccctttagATGATCGGGGGGCTGTGGTTGGTCACCCTCCTAGCGGGGGCTGTAAAAGGTGGGTTTTTTGGTAAAAGCCAAAAGCTAAAGTTTGggaaaccatagcaaccagcagctATTAGTAGCCTTGTGCAGTTACTATGTAACTGATATGATAGatacagggtgggactggggtgccCGAGGCCCAATAGGGCTgcaaccccaggggcccccccacCTCACGTCTTAATAAGGAAGTTCTGGAAGGAAACTGGGGGCCGTTGTCATGGGGACACATTAATTACCTGGTGGGgaggctttacttcccctttaagaggcaGTTTATCCAATTAATATTGCAGCTGGGTGGTGGGAGAAGTGTCTGTAGAGAAGTCCTTATTGGGGTACAAACAGGCTTTGGGGTTGGGGGAAATGTAAGTGACGGACTCATGAggtctcttcccatgattcccaggCGGGGAGGTTTGTTATAACCGGATCGGCTGCTTCCCAGACAGTGTTCCCTGGGCAGGAACTGTGGAGAGACCCATAAACCATTTACCCCAATCTCCCGAGAAGATCAACACTCGCTTCCTCCTATTCACTCAGCAGAATCCCAATAGCTACCAGGTaagtgcccctcactcccctctCCTGGTAGGgacccccataacctgactgcccttacagtaaggaaccccttcctatgctgatggtgagatcccctttcctccccacccccaatgtatcactcattccccctctcctggtagggaaccccataacctgactgcccttacagtaaggaaccccttcctatgctgatggtgagatctcctttcctccccacccccaatgtatcactcattccccctctctgggtagggacccccataacctgactgcccttacagtaaggaaccccttcctatgctgatggtgagatcccctttcctccccacccccaatgtatcactcattccccctctcctgGTAGGgacccccataacctgactgcccttacagtaaggaaccccttcctatgctgatggtgagatctcctttcctccccaccccaatgtatcactcattccccctctctgggtagggacccccataacctgactgcccttacagtaaggaaccccttcctatgctgatggtgagatcccctttcctccccaccccaatgtatcactcattccccctctcctgGTAGGgacccccataacctgactgcccttacagtaaggaaccccttcctatgctgatggtgagatctcctttcctccccaccccaatgtatcactcattccccctctctgggtagggacccccataacctgactgcccttacagtaaggaaccccttcctatgctgatggtgagatcccctttcctccccacccccaatgtatcactcattccccctctctgggtagggaatcccataacctgactgcccttacagtaaggaaccccttcctatgctgatggtgagatctcctttcccccccacccccaataaatcactcattccccccagTTATTTATAATTCTGTATATTACAGGAAATTTCCGCTATAAACCCCTCCACAATCTCTGCATCGAACTTTAGAACCAATCGAAAAACTCGCTTTATTATTCACGGCTTCATTGACAAAGGGGAGGAGAGTTGGCTGACGGACATGTGCAAGGTAAgtgataataatatataataataataataatataatatataatccgGCCAATAATTCTCTTGTGAAAACCCTCAGACAATGTTGCAAGTGGAAGACGTGAACTGTTTGTGTGTGGATTGGATGGGGGGATCCCGAACTCTCTATACCCAGGCGGCCAACAATATCCGCGTTGTGGGCGCAGAAGTGGCTTATTTCATTGACACCCTAACGGTATGTACagtttattagtattattatatcATAGTCATAATTAAATCATCCAAAACTGTTATAAAtaggaacaatgggaagggagcaagatagcagctcccagtaggtatcagaatagcactcaatagtaagaaatccaagtccggcttgggactcctccagttacatgggagtaggagaaacaataggttagctgaaagcagttctaatgtgtagcgctggctccttctgaaagctcagactcaggcacactttactgctgcgctgcaagttggagtgatatcccccccacacccccagcagccaatcagcagaacaatgggaagggagcaagatagcagctcccagtaggtatcagaatagcactcaatagtaagaaatccaagtccggcttgggactcctccagttacatgggagtaggagaaacaataggcacAGATATGTTGCAGAACACTTACCTGGATATTCGTTCCATTAGAGCATGTACGGACACTCTCCAGCTATGGTGCATGTCATTGGCCACAGCCTTGGAGCCCAAGCTGCGGGAGAGGCTGGAAAGAGGAGGAAAGGGATTGGCAGGATCACAGGTAGGCCTGAACACTATGGATCTGCCTATGACTGTACCATATCCAAGTTTCCTTACACAGGATTGGTCAGGTTTGTCACATGTCTATTCAAGGATGGGCTGTGTTTCTCCAGGTCTTGATCCGGCTGAGCCCTACTTCCAGGGGACCCCAATTGAAGTGAGACTGGATCCGTCCGACGCTAAGTTTGTAGATGTTatacatacagatgcagcctCGGTGATCCCATATCTAGGTAATGAGGCATGTAGGGTCCATaagcaaataacttaaaaactataataaataaagaatgaagaccaattgaagagttgctaagaatagtTGCAAAGTTGATCGACCCCTTCAATATCTTGTTCTACATCCCGTCTTTCTCTATGGCGGCAGGATTTGGAACAAGCCAATTAGTCGGCCATCTTGACTTCTTCCCCAACGGAGGAGAACAAATGCCGGGATGTAAGAAGAACGTCCTCTCTCAGATTGTAGATCTTGATGGAATTTGGCAAGGTGAGTGCTTTTTGAATGAGGAAATTGTCTGGTTTATGGGTTTTGGTGGCCTTGGTGTGAGTGGTGGGTATGGGAGCCTACAGCAGTATTGGTTTGTCTGTGGAAAACTGACCTTGTATTGTCATAATATCCCTGTTTAACCTAAGGAACTCGCGACTTTGTGGCGTGCAACCATCTCCGGAGCTACAAGTACTACACCAACAGCATTCTCAAGCGCGACGGCTTCGTCGGTTTCCCCAGCTCCACCTACGACACCTTTAAATCGGTGAGACTATACAAACAAGGGCCGGCAATGGATAAAGTACTGGAAAAATTCATTGAAATGGAATCCTCCCTTGGTTGCACCGCTGGTTTAGCCAATCTGTGGCCTCTTTAGGGCAAGATACAGAGTTGGGGGGCTGCAGGATGGGGTTCCAAGTGTAAATATATTGTACTAATAATAATCTCCCTCTGCCTGTCCCCAGGGGGCGGTGTTCCCATGCCCCAGCGGGGGGTGCCCATTGATGGGTCACTATGCCGATAACTATACCGGACCCATAATCAGCGGACAGAAGTATTTTTTGAACACTGGGGATGAAAAGGAATTTGCACGTAGGTTTCATTTGGGGATATTATGTGCTTATCAATcagggggtgtaactgggctctTGGGGTCCCCAGGGGGAATCGTCTAATGGTTAACCCTTAATGGGCTGCACCTCCCACCACACAAACCTCTCACAGAGTCCTCTGTCtctttaagggtaatggcactaTTATAAAGCCTGGGGCATAAAGCACCCCAGTAGCACCCAGAAGTACCCCAGTAGCACCCAGAAGCACCCCAGTAGCACCCAGAAGCCCCCCAGTAGCACCCAGAAGCACCCCAGTAGCACCCAGAAGCCACCCAGTAGCACCCAGAAGTACCCCAGTAGCACCCAGAAGCACCTCAGTAGCACTCAGAAGCATCCCAGTAGCACCCAGAAGCACCCCAGTAGTACCCAGAAGCACCTCAGTAGCACTCAGAAGCATCCCAGTAGCACCCAGAAGCACCCCAGTAGCACTCAGAAGCACCCCAGTAGCACTCAGAAGCATCCCAGTAGCACTCAGAAGCACCCCAGTAGCACTCAGAAGCACCCCAGTAGCACTCAGAAGGACCCCAGTAGCACTCAGAAGCACCCCAGTAGCACTCAGAAGCACCCCGGTAGCACCCAGAAGCACCCCGGTAGCACCCAGAAGCACCCCAGTAGTACCCAGAAGCACCCCAGTAGCACCCTAGTAGCACCCAGAAGCACCGCAGTAGCACCCAGAAGCACCCCAGTAGCACACAGAAGCACCCCAGTAGCACCCAGAGCAGCTTCTAATAGACCCCGGTTGTCTGATAAGCGAATGCCAGTGCCTGTCAGGTGATAGAGATGGCTGGAAATGCTTAGTGATGCCCCCTACtgtcagggctgtgattggccagttACCAGAGGCGGCAAAAAGCTGCTTCTCGTAACTTTGAGCCAAATTTTAGCTTTTTAACTCATAAATTCGAAATGCAGACAGGGCTAATGCGATGTGGCCCCCCCAGACCCGCTGGGGTTGCTACCTgtcctggttttcagaagggctgcccgggtcaaaactgTCTGCCTGGTTAtcaaaattaggaaaaccagcCAGGACTTTGATGCGATGATCAGCCAATTGGAGATCGCCCCATCATAGCCATGCCCTTGTGACATCACCAACCCAGCCCTTCcatgcccccatgatgtcactggcaaccccgccccctgtgacatcactgcccactcCCTGCCTGGAGAAagaagctggcagaggtggcaaccctaggaacCCCTACGGGGGGTGGTCCCAGAATTGACACTGCTTCTGCCTACCCCATTCCGCCCTTTATTGCCCCGCGCTCTCTTACTGGGTGTGCTGCACTCTCTTGCCCCCTGCGCAGCACATACCCCCCATGACGTCACTGTGCGCATACGTGGGATGGGGGGAAGGGCCCGTAcgtggggtggggggaaaggcGCAGAGGTGAGATGCCTGGGGGGCAACTGCTCACTATTGTTAGGAATTAATCCTTATTCTATTGCTGATCCAGGTTGGAGGTACAAGGTGACAGTTCAGATCACCAGTTCCAGGAAGGTACAGGGATATTTCCAAGTGGCTCTGTATGGGGGAAACAGGAACACCCGCCAGTACCAGATCTACAAGTAGGTGCCCACGTCCCACCCGTATCCCCCCCACAGAACCCAAAAATGAagctttttatgtacattaatatttcttTTCAAACACCGTGAAGCAAAGAAAGGTCTTCTAATTGTAAAAAGGGACGTcggccattggcttctacaggtGCCATATTGGTGTCTTTGGTTTGGTTCTGACCCAATGTGTGCAGTTTCCTAAACTGTGGGACTGTACTGTCGCTTTAACTAAATGGGCAGGTGTCACAGTCACGAGGCTCCGCCTTATTGATTGGGCAAAATGATGTTGTTTGTATTTTCCTACAGGGGGACCCTAAAGTCCGGCAGCTCCCACTCAGCGTTCATTGATGTGGAGTCGGATGTGGGAACCTTGGATAAGGTGAAGTTTGTCTGGAACAATAACCTGATCAACCCCCTCCTGCCAACAGTGGGAGCTCAGTCTGTAACTGTGCAATATGGGAAAGATGGCAGAACGTAAGTATCAGCACCCCAATAATATCATCATAGGTAATagtaataatgtaccccctactgtaaatgataaggatattagcagtcactgaggggttctgtgccccccatataaaggcacaaggctgcaggctgagttatacagggaactctgagtatcactcatgtattataagggataatgtaccccctactgtaaatgataaggatattagcagtcactgaggggttctgtgcccatataaaggcacaaggctgcaggctgagttatacagggaactctgagtatcactcatgtattataagggataatgtaccccctactgtaaatgataaggatattagcagtcactgaggggttctgtgccccccatataaaggcacaaggctgcaggctgagttatacagggaactctgagtatccactcatgtattataagggataatgtaccccctactgtaaatgataaggatattagcagtcactgaggggttctgtgccccccatattaaggcacaaggctgcaggctgagttatacaggggaactctgagtatcactcatgtattataagggataatgtaccccctactgtaaatgataaggatattagcagtccactgaggggtttctgtgccccccatataaaggcacaaggctgcaggctgagttatacagggaactctgagtatcactcatgtattataagggataatgtaccccctactgtaaatgataaggatattagcagtcactgaggggttctgtgccccccatataaaggcacaaggctgcaggctgagttatacagggaactctgagtatcactcatgtattataagggataatgtaccccctactgtaaatgataaggatattagcagtcactgaggggttctgtgccccccatataaaggcacaaggctgcaggctgagttatacagggaactctgagtatcactcatgtattataagggataatgtaccccctactgtaaatgataaggatattagcagtcactgaggggttctgtgcccatataaaggcacaaggctgcaggctgagttatacagggaactctgagtatcactcatgtattataagggataatgtaccccctactgtaaatgataaggatattagcagtcactgaggggttctgtgccccccatataaaggcacaaggctgcaggctgagttatacagggaactctgagtatcactcatgtattataagggataatgtaccccctactgtaaatgataaggatattagcagtcactgaggggttctgtgcccatataaaggcacaaggctgcaggctgagttatacagggaactctgagtatcactcatgtattataagggatactgtacccccttatgtaaataataaggatattagtagtcaAACACTTCCCCTTTATCCCATCAGGTACAGATTCTGTGGCAGCGGCTCAGTGAGGGAAGAAGTCCTTCAGACCCTCAATGCTTGTTAAAGGGGCGGTACAATGTTTTTAAAATtgtcaaataaaaatattaaatattttgtagTTTTTGTTCTTTCCTTTGTCCATCCAGCCTGTAGCGGCCAACATTTACTGGCCCCACCCCACCTCTACCCATAATTCCATCCACTTTCCAAGAagctcctccttctcctccagGATTTGCTCCTCCCATAATGCAAATGATGTCACAGGGCGGTCCGTTGATGTCGA
The sequence above is a segment of the Xenopus tropicalis strain Nigerian chromosome 7, UCB_Xtro_10.0, whole genome shotgun sequence genome. Coding sequences within it:
- the pnlip gene encoding inactive pancreatic lipase-related protein 1 isoform X1, with product MIGGLWLVTLLAGAVKGGEVCYNRIGCFPDSVPWAGTVERPINHLPQSPEKINTRFLLFTQQNPNSYQEISAINPSTISASNFRTNRKTRFIIHGFIDKGEESWLTDMCKTMLQVEDVNCLCVDWMGGSRTLYTQAANNIRVVGAEVAYFIDTLTSMYGHSPAMVHVIGHSLGAQAAGEAGKRRKGIGRITGLDPAEPYFQGTPIEVRLDPSDAKFVDVIHTDAASVIPYLGFGTSQLVGHLDFFPNGGEQMPGCKKNVLSQIVDLDGIWQGTRDFVACNHLRSYKYYTNSILKRDGFVGFPSSTYDTFKSGAVFPCPSGGCPLMGHYADNYTGPIISGQKYFLNTGDEKEFARWRYKVTVQITSSRKVQGYFQVALYGGNRNTRQYQIYKGTLKSGSSHSAFIDVESDVGTLDKVKFVWNNNLINPLLPTVGAQSVTVQYGKDGRTYRFCGSGSVREEVLQTLNAC
- the pnlip gene encoding inactive pancreatic lipase-related protein 1 isoform X2 → MIGGLWLVALLVGAAKGGEVCYNRIGCFPDSVPWAGTVERPINHLPQSPEKINTRFLLFTQQNPNSYQEISAINPSTISASNFRTNRKTRFIIHGFIDKGEESWLTDMCKTMLQVEDVNCLCVDWMGGSRTLYTQAANNIRVVGAEVAYFIDTLTSMYGHSPAMVHVIGHSLGAQAAGEAGKRRKGIGRITGLDPAEPYFQGTPIEVRLDPSDAKFVDVIHTDAASVIPYLGFGTSQLVGHLDFFPNGGEQMPGCKKNVLSQIVDLDGIWQGTRDFVACNHLRSYKYYTNSILKRDGFVGFPSSTYDTFKSGAVFPCPSGGCPLMGHYADNYTGPIISGQKYFLNTGDEKEFARWRYKVTVQITSSRKVQGYFQVALYGGNRNTRQYQIYKGTLKSGSSHSAFIDVESDVGTLDKVKFVWNNNLINPLLPTVGAQSVTVQYGKDGRTYRFCGSGSVREEVLQTLNAC
- the pnlip gene encoding inactive pancreatic lipase-related protein 1, whose translation is MCKTMLQVEDVNCLCVDWMGGSRTLYTQAANNIRVVGAEVAYFIDTLTSMYGHSPAMVHVIGHSLGAQAAGEAGKRRKGIGRITGLDPAEPYFQGTPIEVRLDPSDAKFVDVIHTDAASVIPYLGFGTSQLVGHLDFFPNGGEQMPGCKKNVLSQIVDLDGIWQGTRDFVACNHLRSYKYYTNSILKRDGFVGFPSSTYDTFKSGAVFPCPSGGCPLMGHYADNYTGPIISGQKYFLNTGDEKEFARWRYKVTVQITSSRKVQGYFQVALYGGNRNTRQYQIYKGTLKSGSSHSAFIDVESDVGTLDKVKFVWNNNLINPLLPTVGAQSVTVQYGKDGRTYRFCGSGSVREEVLQTLNAC